In the Clostridium sp. 'White wine YQ' genome, TGATAGGAGATGTATGTTTAATGATACAATCGAAACTTGTTTGTTTTGATTTAGATGATACTCTAATTAAAGAAATTCATTCTGTTATGTTACCATGTATTTTAAATGGTAAAGAAAAAGAACACTCTCTCATTCAACAACAGGAAGAGGAAGGGATTCTTGACTACATTTTAGCAGATTATCATAGAGCTGAATTACTATTAGGTCTTGAAGAATATAAAATAGCTGAATCTTTTCTAAAAATTGCAAAACCTATAAAAAATATCAAAAGTGTAGTTGAAGCATTGCATGAGCAAAATATAAAATGTATTGTAATTACTGTCGGTCCAAAGCAAGTAGCCAAAGTTGTATCTAGTATTTGGGGATTCGACTATTATTATGGGAGCGATTATGAGGTAATTGAAGGGATATTTACTGGTAAAATTCTGAATTATATTTCAGCAGAACAAAAGATCTCTTGTTTACAAGATTTCTGTAAAAATAATGGTATTAAACCAGAAGAGTGTATTGCTATTGGAGATGGTTCAACAGATATTCCAATGTTTGATTATTGTGGAAAATCCATAGCCATAAATAGTCCTTCAAAAGTCAAAATGAGAGCAAAGTATTCAGTAGATACAGATGATTTAGCGGATATTCTTAAATATATATTATCTAGATAATTCAAAAAATGTATAATTTGCATTTAATTAATACGAACTAAAGTCCAGCAAATAAACTTGCTGGACTTTTAAACACACCCTACTATATTTACACATATAAAAATCTATAAAAAAGGAAGCCAGAATTACTGGCCTCCCTAACGTTAAATATTTACAATAAAATCTACTGGGCTTTCCAAAGGGCAGGAACATTTGGTGGTTCCCAGCCTATTAGAGAAGTATG is a window encoding:
- a CDS encoding HAD family hydrolase — translated: MIQSKLVCFDLDDTLIKEIHSVMLPCILNGKEKEHSLIQQQEEEGILDYILADYHRAELLLGLEEYKIAESFLKIAKPIKNIKSVVEALHEQNIKCIVITVGPKQVAKVVSSIWGFDYYYGSDYEVIEGIFTGKILNYISAEQKISCLQDFCKNNGIKPEECIAIGDGSTDIPMFDYCGKSIAINSPSKVKMRAKYSVDTDDLADILKYILSR